A genomic stretch from Mycobacterium cookii includes:
- a CDS encoding CYTH and CHAD domain-containing protein encodes MGKRPRAFGKQGAVEWDVVESALQPTFSLASGPQSETTHTWLDTFDWRLHSAGFSLEFVDDGPLILEFPDGTRLQAPRAGVKWPAHCHTLPDGRLRDALTPIVALRALLPVVTVRCLTRESRVLNSDEKTVARLVSESVEDGAGQLRIQPLRGYDDAGDRIAQLLAGVDGFTAVTTTPYDLALSSATRRPARQADDAESLRPEMSAAVAIAEMLDRFAVAIEDNVPGTIAAIDTEFLHDLRVAVRRTRSILKLAGDVLPGGLAERFSPEFKWLGDLTTPVRDLDVYLLELDTMAGRLTSADPSQLDPFRSFLVRHRAAERRRLVRGLRSRRFHELMSEWRGALAQVAADADADPTVSALARQRIGRAYRNAARRGKRINADSPSDDVHALRKRCKELRYLLEVFRPVCARAPHRRLLKELKALQDVLGDFQDGEVQREAIHEFAAAMMEQQAAPPATVLAMGELAAQLDVHQRTARAALAGRLEPFLADATRSLVKALVR; translated from the coding sequence ATGGGTAAGCGTCCCCGTGCTTTCGGCAAGCAGGGCGCGGTCGAATGGGATGTCGTCGAATCGGCTTTGCAGCCCACCTTCAGCCTGGCCTCCGGACCGCAAAGTGAGACGACGCACACCTGGTTGGACACATTCGATTGGCGGCTGCACTCCGCCGGCTTCTCCTTGGAATTCGTCGACGACGGGCCGTTGATCTTGGAGTTTCCGGACGGGACGCGGCTGCAGGCCCCGCGCGCGGGGGTGAAGTGGCCGGCTCATTGCCACACGCTGCCCGACGGGCGGCTGCGCGATGCGCTCACTCCGATCGTCGCGCTGCGCGCGCTGCTGCCCGTCGTCACGGTGCGGTGCCTGACCCGGGAGAGCCGGGTGCTCAACTCCGATGAGAAAACCGTCGCCCGACTGGTGAGCGAGAGCGTCGAGGACGGCGCCGGCCAGCTGCGGATCCAGCCGCTACGTGGCTACGACGACGCCGGTGATCGCATCGCCCAGTTGTTGGCGGGCGTGGACGGCTTCACCGCGGTCACGACGACGCCGTATGACCTGGCCCTGTCCAGTGCGACTCGCAGGCCGGCGAGGCAGGCCGACGACGCGGAGTCGCTGCGTCCGGAAATGTCTGCGGCAGTGGCGATTGCCGAAATGCTCGATCGGTTCGCGGTGGCCATCGAAGACAACGTGCCGGGCACGATCGCGGCGATCGACACCGAGTTCCTGCACGACCTACGAGTCGCGGTGCGACGCACCCGCTCGATTCTCAAGCTGGCCGGCGACGTGCTGCCGGGAGGTCTGGCCGAGCGGTTCAGCCCGGAATTCAAGTGGCTGGGAGATCTGACCACGCCCGTCCGCGATCTGGATGTGTACCTGCTCGAACTGGACACCATGGCGGGCCGGCTGACCTCGGCCGACCCGAGTCAGCTCGATCCGTTCCGGTCGTTTCTGGTGCGGCACCGCGCGGCCGAACGTCGTCGTCTGGTGCGCGGGCTGCGGTCGCGGCGCTTTCACGAGCTGATGTCCGAGTGGCGTGGCGCGCTGGCGCAGGTGGCCGCCGACGCCGATGCCGACCCGACGGTTTCGGCGTTGGCTCGCCAACGGATCGGGCGGGCCTACCGCAACGCGGCCCGGCGTGGAAAGCGCATCAACGCCGACTCGCCCAGCGACGACGTGCACGCACTGCGCAAGCGCTGCAAGGAACTGCGCTACCTGCTCGAGGTGTTCCGGCCGGTATGCGCCCGCGCCCCGCACCGCCGGCTGCTCAAAGAACTCAAAGCGTTGCAGGACGTGCTGGGCGATTTCCAGGACGGCGAGGTGCAGCGCGAGGCCATTCACGAATTCGCCGCGGCGATGATGGAACAGCAGGCGGCGCCGCCGGCGACGGTTTTGGCGATGGGGGAGTTGGCCGCCCAACTCGACGTGCATCAGCGCACTGCGCGGGCCGCGCTGGCCGGCCGGTTGGAGCCGTTCCTGGCTGACGCGACCCGTTCCCTGGTGAAGGCTCTGGTGCGCTGA
- a CDS encoding ATP-binding cassette domain-containing protein, which translates to MPTDGSFGPPLIVWLGPRRYVFPAGRDVTVGHDDAADIRLDGAFASTQVVLHHSGGQWLAVDRGEAGIYVNGVRMSTVFIHDGRRITLGDPQHGPLLIFQLGVPPPPPRPAPPPRPVTFAPPPAPPPPPRPVRHPWPPVPAPPPGPPPWAPPPPPPPLASPPPAPASPAAPHTRTAAVQRLTGAARKLLPQKPEARSHEVAPTASLPQADHQDTIIQRFADTTRKLLLEKAKDQPGEAAPTAPPPQPASEAPKPAAIDGPLEVRRVRFSVDGDQALADVSFTTAPGTLTAVIGLSEASTAALADVLGGAAQPSVGTVEFGGHQVSADNVRPRVAVVPRHDLLHPQLTVEQALRYAAELRFTPSTSTERRNEVVRSALDDMDLSSLRTVQLKKLPAEQRKRASLAVELLTSPTLLVLDEPTAGLEPEAQQQLRATLRRLADDGRVVVVATSSPADLDGCDQVLILTPTGIPVFAGPPSQIDTELGTSDWTEIVARVSADPYGAHDEYLARQQGEPEAQPTTQAAGGPNPPIYPNLWQQIRIATRRQLWLLIADQRYLIFLAILPLLFGAVALLVPGDAGLGPASPYGNSPDEAVEILAVLNIGAVVMGTALGIRDLFGERRIFRREQAHGLSASAFVTAKAAVYGLVAVAQAGIITVAAAVGKGAPTQGAVLLGNATFELFVILAVTTIVSAMVALALSAAASYAEQILLTAVLIVLASLVFAGALFPVGGRFGLEQLAWFVPARWSFAALASTVDVHAVNLLAAGDDSWRHASGAWLLDMGMLIGLGVVATAALRWWLRRPSRRSAAAEISQRP; encoded by the coding sequence ATGCCGACCGATGGGTCGTTCGGTCCACCCCTCATCGTTTGGCTCGGCCCTCGTCGATATGTCTTCCCCGCCGGCCGGGACGTCACCGTCGGTCATGACGACGCTGCCGACATCCGCCTCGACGGCGCATTCGCGTCGACGCAGGTCGTGCTTCACCACAGCGGCGGTCAGTGGCTCGCCGTCGACCGCGGCGAAGCCGGGATCTACGTCAACGGGGTGCGGATGTCGACGGTCTTCATCCACGACGGCCGCCGGATCACCCTCGGCGATCCCCAGCACGGGCCGCTGTTGATCTTCCAACTCGGCGTTCCGCCGCCTCCACCACGACCCGCGCCGCCGCCACGCCCAGTCACGTTCGCGCCGCCACCAGCGCCGCCGCCCCCGCCGCGGCCGGTCCGACACCCGTGGCCGCCCGTCCCTGCTCCACCGCCGGGCCCCCCACCCTGGGCACCCCCACCGCCTCCGCCACCGCTCGCGTCGCCACCGCCTGCGCCGGCCTCGCCGGCCGCTCCGCACACCCGGACCGCAGCCGTCCAGCGGCTCACCGGTGCAGCACGAAAACTGTTGCCACAGAAGCCCGAAGCTCGTTCTCACGAAGTCGCACCCACGGCGTCACTTCCACAAGCGGATCACCAGGACACGATCATCCAGCGGTTCGCCGATACAACGCGAAAGCTGTTGCTGGAGAAGGCGAAAGACCAGCCTGGCGAGGCCGCGCCCACCGCGCCGCCGCCGCAACCGGCCAGCGAGGCCCCCAAGCCCGCCGCCATCGACGGTCCGCTGGAAGTGCGCCGGGTGCGATTCAGTGTCGACGGCGACCAGGCGCTGGCCGACGTCTCCTTTACCACGGCGCCCGGCACCCTCACCGCGGTCATCGGCCTCTCCGAGGCGAGCACCGCCGCGCTGGCCGACGTGCTGGGCGGCGCGGCGCAACCAAGCGTCGGCACAGTCGAATTCGGCGGTCACCAGGTCTCAGCCGATAACGTGCGACCCCGCGTCGCCGTGGTGCCGCGTCACGACCTATTGCACCCGCAACTGACCGTGGAACAGGCGTTGCGCTACGCCGCCGAATTACGTTTCACACCAAGCACTTCCACCGAACGCCGCAACGAGGTGGTGCGCTCCGCGCTGGACGACATGGACCTTAGTTCGCTGCGCACCGTCCAGCTGAAGAAACTCCCCGCCGAGCAGCGCAAGCGAGCATCGCTGGCGGTGGAATTGCTGACCAGTCCGACGTTGCTAGTCCTCGACGAGCCCACCGCCGGACTGGAACCGGAAGCGCAGCAACAGTTACGGGCGACGTTGCGACGGCTCGCCGACGACGGGCGTGTCGTCGTGGTCGCCACCAGCTCGCCGGCCGACCTCGACGGGTGCGATCAAGTGCTGATCCTCACGCCGACGGGCATTCCGGTGTTCGCCGGACCGCCGTCTCAGATCGACACGGAGTTGGGGACCAGCGACTGGACCGAGATCGTCGCGCGCGTCAGCGCCGATCCGTATGGCGCACATGACGAGTACCTCGCTCGTCAGCAAGGGGAGCCGGAAGCACAGCCCACGACGCAGGCCGCCGGGGGGCCGAACCCACCGATCTATCCGAATCTGTGGCAACAGATCCGGATCGCCACCCGTCGGCAGCTGTGGCTGTTGATCGCCGACCAGCGATACCTGATTTTCCTGGCGATCCTGCCGTTGCTCTTCGGCGCGGTCGCGCTCCTGGTGCCCGGAGACGCCGGTCTGGGCCCGGCCAGCCCGTACGGCAACAGCCCCGACGAGGCCGTGGAGATTCTCGCCGTGCTCAATATCGGTGCGGTAGTGATGGGAACGGCGCTCGGCATCCGCGACCTCTTCGGTGAGCGCCGCATCTTCCGCCGCGAACAGGCCCACGGCCTGTCGGCGTCAGCGTTCGTGACCGCCAAGGCCGCCGTCTACGGCCTGGTCGCCGTCGCGCAGGCCGGCATCATCACCGTCGCCGCCGCCGTCGGCAAGGGCGCGCCGACGCAGGGCGCGGTGCTACTCGGCAACGCGACGTTCGAATTGTTTGTGATACTGGCCGTCACCACGATCGTCTCGGCGATGGTCGCGCTCGCGCTCTCGGCGGCGGCGTCCTATGCCGAGCAGATCCTGCTGACCGCCGTGCTTATCGTGTTGGCCTCGCTGGTGTTCGCCGGGGCGCTGTTCCCGGTCGGCGGCCGGTTCGGCCTGGAGCAGCTCGCGTGGTTTGTGCCGGCCCGGTGGAGTTTCGCCGCGCTGGCCTCGACCGTCGATGTGCACGCCGTCAATCTGCTTGCCGCCGGCGATGATTCGTGGCGACACGCATCCGGCGCGTGGCTGCTCGACATGGGCATGCTGATCGGGTTGGGCGTAGTCGCCACCGCAGCACTGCGCTGGTGGTTGCGGCGGCCGTCCCGTCGCTCAGCGGCAGCGGAGATCAGCCAGAGGCCGTGA
- a CDS encoding ParA family protein gives MKVYATYNIKGGVGKTSAAVNLAHLAATSGYNVLLWDLDPQGAATYFFRVRPRVKGGGRALVDGTRSLDDAIKATDFDGLDLVPADFRYRNLDLQLDETKRPTRRVRQLLRPLDGQYDVVFLDCPPSISLLSENVLHAVDTLLVPMIPATLSVRTFDQLTDFVSDFEGRRPQVRAFFSMVDQRKRLHRELVQQLSAERSGILASAIPALSIIEQMAERRAPVTAFAPDSAAALCYKALWNEVTASG, from the coding sequence ATGAAGGTGTATGCGACGTACAACATCAAGGGCGGTGTCGGCAAGACGTCGGCCGCGGTCAACCTGGCGCACCTGGCGGCGACCAGCGGCTACAACGTGCTGCTGTGGGACCTCGACCCGCAGGGCGCCGCCACGTACTTCTTCCGGGTGCGGCCCCGGGTGAAGGGTGGCGGACGGGCACTGGTCGACGGCACGCGATCACTCGACGACGCGATCAAAGCCACCGACTTCGACGGGCTGGACCTGGTGCCGGCCGACTTCCGCTACCGCAACCTCGATCTGCAGCTCGACGAGACGAAGCGGCCGACGCGACGGGTGCGTCAGTTGCTGCGACCGCTCGACGGGCAGTACGACGTGGTGTTCCTCGATTGCCCGCCGAGCATCTCGTTGCTGTCGGAAAACGTGCTGCATGCCGTCGACACGCTGCTGGTGCCGATGATCCCGGCGACGTTGTCGGTTCGCACCTTCGACCAATTGACAGACTTCGTCAGCGATTTCGAGGGCCGCCGTCCGCAAGTCCGCGCGTTCTTCTCGATGGTCGACCAACGCAAGCGGCTGCACCGTGAACTCGTACAGCAGCTGTCCGCCGAGCGGTCCGGGATCCTGGCCTCCGCAATCCCTGCGCTGTCGATCATCGAGCAGATGGCCGAACGACGGGCGCCGGTAACGGCTTTCGCGCCGGACAGCGCCGCGGCGCTGTGCTACAAAGCGCTCTGGAATGAGGTCACGGCCTCTGGCTGA